A stretch of Paludisphaera borealis DNA encodes these proteins:
- the rpsF gene encoding 30S ribosomal protein S6: MPLNTYEAMFLLDSTKAAAAWDDTVKQVHDILAKHDSEIVASRQWDERRLAYPIEGHKKGTYLLTYFRTDGSKLHDIVADCHLSDVILRELILKVHPKLEENLVNQAMSSNPNVDSENGSEDELDERPRRRRRDD, from the coding sequence TTGCCCCTCAACACCTATGAAGCCATGTTCCTTCTCGACAGCACCAAGGCCGCGGCCGCCTGGGACGACACCGTCAAGCAGGTTCACGACATCCTCGCCAAGCACGACTCCGAGATCGTCGCCAGCCGGCAGTGGGACGAGCGTCGCCTGGCCTATCCCATCGAGGGCCACAAGAAGGGGACGTACCTCCTGACCTACTTCCGGACCGACGGCTCGAAGCTCCACGACATCGTCGCCGACTGCCACCTGAGCGACGTCATCCTCCGCGAGCTGATCCTCAAGGTTCACCCCAAGCTCGAAGAGAACCTGGTCAACCAGGCCATGAGCTCGAACCCCAACGTCGACAGCGAAAACGGCTCGGAAGACGAACTCGACGAGCGTCCCCGCCGCCGCCGCCGCGACGACTGA
- a CDS encoding alpha/beta hydrolase gives MAFATINYHSHSLQKASSFNIVFPDDPAVPRPWSVFYLLHGLSDDHTIWTRRTSIERYVEGLPLVVVMPNGDRGWYTNAIDGYKYEDDIVKDVVGLVDRTFPVKAERAGRAIGGLSMGGFGAVKLGLKHHETFASVNSHSGAIGFLRGDLKKNKELSPEFPRIFGEKPAGGPEDPFAIVEQIDHGRIPAMRIDCGVDDFLIEQNRDFHKFLEERHVAHEYQEFPGNHNWAYWDEHVQQAIAFHVRNLKLKS, from the coding sequence ATGGCCTTCGCCACGATCAACTACCACAGCCATTCCCTGCAAAAGGCGTCGTCGTTCAACATCGTGTTTCCAGACGATCCGGCGGTTCCCCGCCCCTGGTCGGTGTTCTACCTGCTGCACGGGCTGTCGGACGACCACACGATCTGGACGCGCCGGACGAGCATCGAACGGTACGTCGAGGGTCTGCCGCTGGTGGTGGTGATGCCCAACGGCGACCGGGGCTGGTATACAAACGCCATCGATGGGTATAAGTATGAAGACGACATCGTTAAGGATGTCGTCGGCCTGGTCGACCGGACGTTCCCTGTCAAGGCCGAGCGAGCCGGCCGGGCGATTGGCGGGCTCTCGATGGGGGGCTTCGGCGCGGTCAAGCTCGGGCTCAAGCACCATGAGACGTTCGCCAGCGTCAACTCTCACTCCGGGGCTATCGGCTTCCTTCGCGGCGACTTGAAGAAGAACAAGGAGCTGAGCCCTGAGTTCCCGCGAATCTTCGGCGAGAAACCGGCCGGCGGCCCGGAAGACCCGTTCGCGATCGTCGAGCAGATCGACCACGGCCGGATTCCGGCGATGCGGATCGACTGCGGCGTCGACGACTTCCTGATCGAACAGAATCGCGACTTCCACAAATTCCTCGAAGAACGCCACGTCGCGCACGAGTACCAGGAATTCCCCGGCAACCACAACTGGGCGTACTGGGACGAGCACGTTCAGCAAGCGATCGCGTTCCACGTCCGCAACCTGAAGCTCAAGTCTTGA
- a CDS encoding amino acid-binding protein translates to MEIVHEVTARLENKPGRLAKICSSLAQEKVDIRAVSVMETDGPSVLRFVTSDLEATKRVLTALGTEYKITEVIAAQLDNRTGALAGALERLAEEHINVDYAYVSTASSQGKAVGILHTTNPKRALQILSESTAAPSAEKGSGRRPLHAR, encoded by the coding sequence ATGGAAATCGTCCACGAAGTGACCGCCCGCCTGGAAAACAAGCCCGGAAGGCTCGCCAAGATCTGCTCGTCGCTGGCCCAGGAGAAAGTCGACATCCGCGCGGTCTCCGTCATGGAGACCGACGGGCCGAGCGTGCTCCGGTTCGTGACCTCGGACCTTGAGGCGACCAAGAGAGTGTTGACCGCGCTCGGGACCGAATACAAGATCACCGAAGTGATCGCCGCGCAGCTCGACAACCGCACCGGCGCTTTGGCCGGCGCGCTAGAAAGGCTGGCGGAGGAGCATATTAATGTTGATTATGCTTACGTCTCGACCGCGTCGAGCCAGGGCAAGGCGGTGGGCATCCTGCACACGACGAATCCCAAGCGGGCCTTGCAGATCCTGAGCGAGTCGACGGCCGCGCCGAGCGCGGAGAAGGGGAGCGGCCGCCGGCCGCTGCACGCCCGCTGA
- the rplI gene encoding 50S ribosomal protein L9 — protein MAKTTQPKTSKAKSGTSGKAGSGAGQSAKGKIAPVGPPRQPGVERRRDHPLRAKNGQLSVLLTHDVPHVGRPGELVKVKPGFARNYLLPQGLATFATPHNLRIVEKHRQRLRELEEARRADLLNLAAQIAQRSLTIEANANEEGHLYGSVNADQIAATLHGEGFPITTENIRIEGPLKDLGLYNIKVHLGQDIDTEVKLWVVPTHTDEAPV, from the coding sequence ATGGCGAAGACGACCCAACCCAAAACCTCCAAAGCCAAGTCCGGAACCTCGGGTAAAGCCGGCTCGGGCGCCGGACAGTCGGCCAAGGGCAAGATCGCGCCGGTGGGGCCTCCCCGCCAGCCCGGCGTCGAACGCCGCCGCGACCACCCGCTTCGCGCCAAGAACGGCCAGTTGAGCGTGCTCTTGACGCACGACGTCCCCCACGTCGGCCGTCCGGGAGAACTCGTCAAGGTCAAGCCCGGCTTCGCGCGGAACTACCTGCTGCCCCAGGGGCTGGCCACGTTCGCGACGCCCCACAACCTGCGGATCGTCGAGAAGCACCGCCAGCGGCTCCGCGAGCTTGAAGAGGCCCGCCGCGCCGACCTGCTCAACCTGGCCGCCCAGATCGCCCAGCGGTCGCTGACCATCGAAGCCAACGCCAACGAGGAAGGGCATCTCTACGGCTCGGTCAACGCCGACCAGATCGCCGCCACCCTCCACGGCGAAGGTTTCCCGATCACGACCGAGAACATTCGCATCGAAGGTCCGCTCAAGGATCTGGGCCTCTACAACATCAAGGTCCACCTGGGTCAGGACATCGACACCGAGGTCAAGCTCTGGGTTGTGCCGACGCACACCGACGAAGCCCCGGTCTGA
- the pth gene encoding aminoacyl-tRNA hydrolase, with translation MKLVVGLGNPGPKYHGTRHNIGFDLVDRLVPPGGPIPVSRKFEGLLAEIEIDYRRVLVLKPETFMNLSGRSVGQAVRFYKLDPSDVLVVCDDLNLPVGKIRIRRGGSDGGQKGLRDISAQLGTDQYPRLRIGIGEPPEGQAVDYVLGRFRGPERAQIDDALILASQAVAVWAAQDVHAAMNRFNGPSAL, from the coding sequence TTGAAACTCGTGGTGGGGCTGGGCAATCCCGGCCCCAAATACCACGGCACGCGGCATAACATCGGCTTCGACCTGGTGGATCGGCTCGTTCCTCCGGGAGGGCCAATCCCGGTTTCGCGCAAGTTCGAAGGTCTGCTCGCCGAGATTGAGATCGACTACCGCCGCGTCTTGGTGCTCAAGCCCGAGACGTTCATGAACCTGAGCGGCAGGTCGGTCGGCCAGGCCGTCCGGTTCTACAAGCTGGACCCGTCCGACGTCCTGGTGGTGTGCGACGATCTGAACCTCCCGGTCGGCAAGATCCGAATTCGGCGGGGAGGCTCGGATGGAGGCCAGAAGGGACTGCGCGACATCAGCGCCCAACTTGGAACCGATCAGTACCCCAGGCTTCGCATCGGCATCGGCGAGCCTCCCGAAGGGCAGGCCGTCGACTACGTGCTGGGCCGCTTCCGCGGGCCGGAACGAGCCCAGATCGACGACGCCCTGATCCTGGCCTCGCAGGCCGTCGCCGTGTGGGCCGCCCAGGACGTTCACGCGGCCATGAACCGATTCAACGGGCCATCCGCCCTGTAA
- the recN gene encoding DNA repair protein RecN — MLRELSVQNLATIEDIQIELEAGFCAWSGETGAGKSLLLTALGLVLGGKASADLVRAGKPEARASAVFEIEHEALQVEIEELLGAALEDGAVIINRRVSAQGRSTAQVNGMPVTIATLQKLGDRLIDVHGQYENRALVDPDRQRALLDAFGGLDPLALAYATARRAHDDLRRTRQALIDASQARQRERTLLEFERDELAAADPKAGEYDELVHESHILGNAGALRAAATEGHDLLYEADNSAQEILKRVARTLEPLARNIPELADAASTLDRLAGETREVAYALRDLGRNWDDDPERLEDLETRLALYRKLANRFHCLPDELAARKAEIDAKLAAIDRDETDLKALDGPLADAWAGVKRSAAALSEGRRKTAKDFGKAIQSRLKPLGMERAKLSVEIETRDLGDDPTSATPPESGADKIEMVFLANPGEVPQPLRKIASGGELSRVTLAAKSVLAAVDRVPTLVFDEIDTGVGGRLGAALGKTLAELARHHQVVCVTHLPQMASYARKQWVIRKQTDRGRTRTTIAPLEEPERVAELAAMLRGDSAAEGTRREALAMLREAQAAC; from the coding sequence GTGCTACGCGAACTGTCCGTACAGAACCTGGCGACGATCGAGGACATCCAGATTGAGTTGGAAGCGGGCTTCTGCGCCTGGAGCGGCGAGACCGGGGCGGGGAAGAGCCTCTTGCTGACGGCTCTCGGCCTGGTGCTCGGCGGCAAGGCCTCGGCCGACCTCGTGCGCGCCGGCAAGCCCGAGGCGCGGGCGTCGGCCGTCTTCGAGATCGAGCACGAGGCGCTCCAGGTCGAGATCGAGGAGCTATTGGGCGCGGCGCTCGAGGACGGCGCGGTCATCATCAACCGGCGAGTCTCGGCCCAGGGGCGGAGCACCGCCCAGGTCAACGGCATGCCGGTCACGATCGCCACCCTTCAGAAGCTCGGCGACCGGCTCATCGACGTCCACGGCCAGTACGAGAACCGGGCGCTCGTCGATCCCGATCGCCAGCGCGCGCTCCTCGACGCCTTCGGCGGCCTGGACCCGCTGGCCCTGGCCTATGCGACGGCCCGCCGGGCTCATGACGATCTGAGGCGAACCCGTCAGGCCCTCATCGACGCCTCCCAGGCGCGCCAACGCGAGCGGACCCTGCTCGAATTCGAGCGTGACGAGCTGGCCGCCGCCGACCCCAAGGCCGGCGAGTACGACGAGCTGGTCCACGAGTCGCACATTCTGGGCAACGCCGGTGCCCTCCGCGCGGCAGCGACCGAGGGCCACGACCTGCTGTATGAGGCCGACAATTCGGCTCAAGAGATCCTCAAGCGCGTGGCCCGAACGCTCGAACCCCTCGCCCGCAACATCCCCGAGCTGGCCGACGCCGCCTCGACCCTCGACCGGCTCGCCGGCGAGACCCGCGAGGTCGCCTACGCGCTCCGCGACCTCGGGCGCAACTGGGACGACGATCCCGAGCGTCTGGAAGACCTCGAAACCCGCCTGGCGCTCTATCGTAAGCTGGCCAATCGGTTTCACTGCCTGCCGGACGAGCTGGCCGCGCGGAAGGCCGAGATCGACGCCAAGCTCGCGGCGATCGACCGCGACGAGACCGACCTGAAAGCCCTCGATGGCCCGCTCGCGGACGCCTGGGCAGGCGTCAAGCGCTCCGCCGCCGCGCTGTCGGAAGGGCGCCGCAAGACGGCCAAGGATTTCGGCAAAGCCATCCAGTCGCGGCTCAAGCCGCTGGGCATGGAGCGCGCCAAGCTGAGCGTCGAGATCGAGACCCGCGACCTCGGCGACGATCCCACTTCCGCGACGCCACCGGAATCGGGCGCCGACAAGATCGAGATGGTCTTCCTGGCCAATCCCGGCGAGGTCCCGCAGCCGCTCCGCAAGATCGCGTCGGGGGGCGAACTGTCGCGGGTGACGCTCGCCGCCAAGTCGGTGCTCGCCGCCGTCGATCGGGTTCCGACCCTGGTTTTCGACGAGATTGACACCGGCGTCGGCGGCCGGCTGGGCGCGGCCCTCGGCAAGACGCTCGCCGAGCTGGCGCGGCATCACCAGGTCGTCTGCGTGACCCACCTGCCGCAGATGGCCAGCTACGCCCGCAAGCAGTGGGTCATCCGCAAGCAGACCGATCGCGGACGCACCCGCACGACCATCGCCCCGCTCGAAGAACCAGAACGCGTCGCCGAGCTCGCCGCCATGCTCCGCGGCGACTCCGCCGCCGAGGGAACCCGCCGCGAAGCCCTCGCCATGCTCCGCGAGGCGCAGGCGGCCTGTTGA
- the rsgA gene encoding ribosome small subunit-dependent GTPase A, with protein sequence MAKKKKIRIELNKNRQKRTRANDFTRAFENKAPASSESVSGERVRPKGEMSRHRTIMTDVAGAPGSSVSADASSGNASNRRAIDESTCLTGRVIRIHGLICIVQTDDGKTFPCHVRRVLKSMAIDGRNVVTVGDRVWFRPAGSGGDEGFIEKVEGRQGVITRGYRGRQHVLAANVDTVFIVSALAEPGLKVSLIDRYLAAAEIGGVRPVIVLNKADLVDVSLYQWVVGLYTQLGYETILTSAADGRGLDQLRTLLAQGVTAISGQSGVGKSSLLNVVQPGLNLKVREVSDWTTKGKHTTTTAELIRLEQGGYVVDTPGLRQFELWGVVPGEIEGHFIEFRPYIPLCRFPDCSHTHETRCAVKEAVYWGQIHPGRYDSYLKLYHQRPIEGS encoded by the coding sequence GTGGCCAAGAAGAAGAAGATCCGGATCGAGCTGAACAAGAACCGCCAGAAGCGGACGCGGGCCAACGACTTCACGCGCGCGTTCGAGAACAAAGCGCCCGCCTCGTCGGAGTCGGTCTCCGGCGAGCGGGTGCGCCCGAAGGGGGAGATGTCGCGGCATCGGACGATCATGACCGACGTCGCCGGGGCGCCTGGCTCGTCGGTCTCGGCCGACGCGTCCTCCGGCAACGCCTCCAACCGCCGGGCGATCGACGAATCGACCTGCCTGACGGGCCGGGTGATCCGCATTCACGGCTTGATCTGCATCGTTCAGACCGACGACGGCAAGACGTTCCCTTGCCACGTCCGTCGTGTGCTCAAGAGCATGGCGATCGACGGCCGCAACGTCGTCACGGTCGGCGACCGGGTCTGGTTCCGGCCGGCGGGCAGCGGCGGCGACGAAGGCTTCATCGAGAAGGTGGAGGGCCGGCAGGGCGTCATCACGCGCGGGTATCGCGGCCGACAGCACGTCCTGGCCGCCAACGTCGACACGGTGTTCATCGTCTCGGCCCTCGCCGAGCCCGGCCTTAAGGTCAGTCTCATCGACCGCTACCTCGCGGCGGCCGAGATCGGCGGCGTCCGCCCCGTCATCGTGCTCAACAAGGCCGATCTCGTGGACGTATCGCTGTATCAGTGGGTCGTCGGCCTTTACACCCAGCTCGGCTACGAGACCATCCTCACCTCCGCCGCCGACGGCCGGGGCCTCGATCAGTTGCGGACGCTTTTGGCCCAGGGGGTCACCGCGATCTCCGGCCAGAGCGGCGTCGGCAAGAGCTCGCTGCTCAACGTGGTCCAGCCCGGTCTCAACCTCAAGGTCCGCGAAGTCTCCGACTGGACCACCAAGGGGAAGCACACCACCACGACCGCCGAGCTGATCCGTCTCGAACAGGGGGGCTACGTGGTCGACACCCCCGGCCTCCGGCAATTCGAACTCTGGGGCGTCGTCCCCGGCGAGATCGAGGGCCACTTCATCGAGTTTCGCCCGTACATCCCGCTTTGCCGGTTCCCGGACTGCTCCCACACCCACGAGACCCGTTGCGCCGTCAAGGAAGCGGTCTACTGGGGGCAGATCCATCCGGGACGCTATGACAGCTACCTGAAGCTTTACCATCAGCGGCCCATCGAAGGCTCGTGA
- the dnaB gene encoding replicative DNA helicase, which yields MSSGQGYGNGTPRDGNGGNGSHGKSDGSGGLGDRLPPQNLDAERGVLGAILLDNDVLHDVIAILSIDDFYRDAHQVVYRAVRDMYDEGKAVDAVTLADELVLRGQYKQIGGDDLLAEIANCVPHAANARYHADIVRQKSVSRQLIQTSTDLIRDGYSNLFTSQQLLETAEQKIFAIREDQIKGELHELKIVLEQAMTRISTRAEEKHPVSGVSSGFIDLDDVTNGFHSDQLIILAARPSMGKTALALNICDHAAINTKVSTLLVSLEMGRLEIGERLLCARSRVDGHKLRTGRGLDYRELNKLGKAFGEMQSSPIFIDDTPARNMLEIMAMARRLKLRQDIGLIVIDYIQLIDAEEQRDSRQEQIAKISRRLKTLARELRIPVIALSQLNRAVENREDRRPRMADLRESGAIEQDADIVLLLHRPEYYDPNDQPGIAEVIVAKNRSGPTGTVKMTFVKNLTRFENVASIAEPIDEGRPF from the coding sequence ATGTCGTCCGGACAGGGATACGGAAACGGAACACCCAGGGATGGCAACGGCGGTAACGGCTCGCACGGCAAGTCCGACGGGTCTGGCGGCTTGGGAGATCGTCTGCCGCCGCAGAACCTCGACGCCGAGCGCGGCGTGTTGGGCGCGATTTTGCTCGACAACGACGTGCTCCACGACGTGATCGCGATCCTGTCGATCGACGACTTCTATCGCGATGCGCATCAGGTCGTCTATCGCGCCGTCCGTGACATGTACGACGAGGGCAAGGCGGTCGACGCGGTGACGCTGGCCGACGAGCTGGTCCTTCGCGGTCAGTACAAGCAGATCGGCGGCGACGACCTGCTGGCCGAGATCGCCAACTGCGTCCCCCACGCCGCCAACGCCCGCTACCACGCCGACATCGTCCGCCAGAAGTCGGTCAGCCGGCAGTTGATCCAGACGTCGACCGACCTGATCCGCGACGGCTACTCGAACCTTTTCACGTCGCAGCAGCTCCTCGAAACGGCCGAGCAGAAGATCTTCGCCATCCGCGAAGACCAGATCAAGGGCGAGCTTCACGAGCTGAAGATCGTCCTCGAACAGGCCATGACGCGGATCTCGACGCGGGCGGAAGAGAAGCACCCGGTCTCCGGCGTCTCGTCGGGCTTCATCGACCTGGACGACGTGACCAACGGCTTCCATTCCGACCAGCTCATCATCCTGGCGGCCCGGCCTAGTATGGGTAAGACCGCGCTGGCGCTGAACATCTGCGACCACGCGGCGATCAACACGAAGGTCTCGACGCTCCTGGTCAGCCTCGAAATGGGCCGGCTCGAGATCGGCGAGCGGCTCCTCTGCGCCCGGTCGCGGGTCGACGGTCACAAGCTGCGGACCGGCCGCGGGCTCGACTATCGCGAGCTGAACAAGCTCGGCAAGGCGTTCGGCGAGATGCAGTCGTCGCCGATCTTCATCGACGACACGCCCGCTCGCAACATGCTCGAAATCATGGCCATGGCGCGGCGGCTGAAGCTCCGCCAGGACATCGGCCTGATCGTCATCGACTACATCCAGCTCATCGACGCCGAGGAGCAACGCGACAGCCGCCAGGAGCAGATCGCCAAGATCAGCCGACGCCTCAAGACCCTGGCCCGCGAATTGCGCATCCCGGTCATCGCGCTGTCTCAGCTCAACCGAGCCGTCGAGAACCGTGAAGACCGCCGCCCGCGCATGGCCGACCTTCGCGAGTCGGGCGCCATCGAGCAGGACGCCGACATCGTGCTGCTGCTCCACCGCCCCGAATACTACGACCCCAACGACCAGCCGGGCATCGCCGAGGTGATCGTCGCCAAGAACCGAAGCGGCCCCACCGGCACGGTCAAGATGACGTTCGTCAAGAACCTCACGCGGTTCGAGAACGTCGCCTCCATCGCCGAGCCGATCGACGAAGGCCGGCCGTTCTGA
- a CDS encoding tetratricopeptide repeat protein — translation MAISASGSLVDADAPAQAGRKQSSRDAHAAAKAFLQTGDLRRAEDAYCSILVRDPEDAQAWYLLAWVCQSSKRLDEAVDHYRQSLRFDSDNPPAWNNLAAALQQLDQPEEAERCCREALRIEPAYADAHNNLGNTLHNRGRYSEALACYERALELEPNRDDIHHNLGNTHRAEGRLAESLACYESALRLSPEHARVNFSRAMLYLQSGDLRRGFAEVRWQYKCEGAIEPFFSGPCWDGSPLDGRTILLHDHQGMGDMLQFIRYAPKVAARGGRVVVACSRPLARILKTCSGVADTFFRFNETPAYDSQRVLMSLPDLFGTTLDTIPATVPYLAADPADVARRGEELGGDSGFKIGIAWQGNPGHNKDRERSFPLDLYEGLSRVPGVRLYSLQKGVGAEQLGGLNGRFDVTDLGSGTSDFLDTAALIANLDLVIAPDTALAHLAGALGAPVWVALPYAPDWRWMLGREDSPWYPSMRLFRQPKWGDWSTVFERMREAASERPAAAWPSSGRGA, via the coding sequence ATGGCAATCTCGGCATCGGGTTCTCTGGTGGATGCGGATGCGCCCGCTCAGGCCGGGCGGAAACAATCGAGCCGAGACGCCCACGCGGCCGCCAAGGCGTTTCTCCAGACCGGCGACCTGCGCCGGGCTGAGGACGCCTACTGCTCGATTCTCGTGCGCGATCCCGAAGACGCCCAGGCGTGGTATCTGCTGGCCTGGGTCTGCCAGTCGAGCAAGCGGCTTGACGAGGCGGTCGACCACTACCGGCAGTCGCTGCGGTTCGATTCCGACAATCCGCCCGCCTGGAACAACCTCGCCGCGGCGCTCCAGCAGCTCGACCAGCCCGAGGAGGCCGAGCGCTGCTGCCGCGAGGCCCTGCGGATCGAGCCCGCCTACGCCGACGCCCACAACAATCTGGGCAACACGCTCCACAACCGGGGCCGTTACTCCGAGGCCTTGGCCTGCTACGAGCGGGCGCTGGAGCTTGAGCCGAACCGCGACGACATCCACCACAATTTGGGCAACACGCACCGGGCCGAAGGGCGGCTGGCCGAATCGCTGGCGTGCTACGAAAGCGCGCTGCGGCTGTCTCCCGAGCACGCCCGGGTGAACTTCAGCCGGGCCATGCTGTACCTGCAATCGGGCGACTTGCGCCGGGGGTTCGCCGAGGTCCGCTGGCAGTACAAGTGCGAGGGGGCGATCGAGCCGTTCTTCTCGGGGCCGTGCTGGGACGGCTCGCCGCTCGACGGCCGGACGATCCTGCTGCACGATCACCAGGGCATGGGCGACATGCTCCAGTTCATCCGCTACGCGCCGAAGGTCGCCGCGCGGGGCGGCCGGGTGGTGGTGGCCTGTTCGAGACCGCTGGCCCGGATTCTCAAGACCTGCTCCGGCGTGGCCGACACGTTCTTCCGGTTCAACGAGACGCCCGCCTACGACTCGCAGCGCGTCTTGATGAGTCTGCCGGACCTGTTCGGCACGACGCTCGACACGATCCCCGCCACCGTCCCGTACCTCGCGGCCGACCCGGCCGACGTCGCGCGTCGGGGCGAGGAACTCGGCGGCGATAGCGGCTTCAAGATCGGCATCGCCTGGCAGGGGAATCCGGGCCACAACAAGGATCGCGAGCGGTCGTTCCCGCTCGATTTGTATGAAGGTCTGTCGCGGGTCCCCGGCGTGCGGCTCTACAGCCTTCAGAAGGGGGTTGGGGCCGAGCAGCTCGGCGGCCTGAACGGGCGGTTCGACGTGACCGACCTGGGCTCGGGGACGTCGGACTTCCTCGACACGGCGGCGTTGATCGCGAATCTCGACCTGGTGATCGCCCCCGACACGGCGCTCGCCCATCTGGCGGGGGCGTTGGGCGCGCCGGTGTGGGTCGCCTTGCCGTACGCTCCCGACTGGCGGTGGATGCTCGGTCGCGAGGACAGCCCGTGGTATCCGTCGATGAGGCTGTTCCGCCAGCCGAAGTGGGGCGATTGGAGCACGGTCTTCGAGCGGATGCGCGAAGCGGCGTCGGAGCGGCCGGCGGCGGCCTGGCCATCGTCGGGTCGGGGCGCTTGA
- the metG gene encoding methionine--tRNA ligase subunit beta → MMADPISYDDFAKLELRVAKVLEARPHPNADKLLLLQVDLGDEQKQIVAGVRQHYTPEQLVGKNIVIVNNLAPAMLRGETSNGMLLAATSGEKVILLTVDDPECVVGARIK, encoded by the coding sequence ATGATGGCCGACCCCATTTCGTATGACGATTTCGCCAAGCTCGAACTCCGGGTGGCCAAGGTGCTGGAGGCGCGGCCTCATCCCAACGCCGACAAGCTGTTGCTGCTTCAGGTCGACCTCGGCGACGAGCAGAAGCAGATCGTGGCCGGCGTCCGCCAGCATTACACGCCCGAGCAGCTCGTCGGCAAGAACATCGTGATCGTCAACAACCTGGCGCCGGCCATGCTCCGGGGCGAGACCTCCAACGGCATGCTGCTGGCGGCCACCTCCGGCGAGAAGGTGATCCTGCTCACCGTCGACGATCCCGAGTGCGTCGTGGGCGCCCGGATCAAGTAA
- a CDS encoding carboxylate-amine ligase gives MTVEPFRGSTWPTLGVELELQLVDQESFDLAPVANEILSEIPDELRESIKRELYLCCVEVNTGICRNVDEVGRDLAGKLAVTAERAARNGARLAWGGAHPFAHWLDQPISPDVRYHELADQFKDTLLRQMTFGLHVHVGVKDGDTAARTCTRVAHYLPTLLALSANSPFWCGRPTGLYSYRLDVMGTAPTGGQPPFLRDWASFVKLAERLAAVGCIKTTKELWWDVRPSDRHGTVEVRICDMPTDLPSVQGLTAFIQCLVHHTAEDTEYEPAELDEFGRLMIRQNRWRAARHGLDAVLVDPASGRNESVRDEIQRMIVGLRETAEKLGCGRWLDYVRVMAERPDGATRQIEVFEQTGRLTDVARFLAGEKIESEVNLKT, from the coding sequence ATGACCGTTGAGCCGTTCCGGGGCAGCACCTGGCCGACGCTTGGAGTGGAGCTGGAGCTTCAGCTCGTCGACCAGGAGTCGTTCGACCTCGCGCCCGTAGCGAACGAGATCCTGAGCGAGATTCCCGACGAGTTGCGAGAGTCGATCAAGCGCGAGCTTTACCTCTGCTGCGTGGAGGTGAACACGGGGATCTGCCGCAACGTCGACGAGGTCGGTCGCGACCTCGCCGGCAAGCTCGCGGTGACCGCCGAGCGGGCGGCTCGGAACGGCGCGCGGCTCGCCTGGGGGGGCGCGCATCCGTTCGCCCACTGGCTGGACCAGCCGATCTCGCCTGACGTCCGCTACCACGAGCTCGCCGATCAATTCAAAGACACCCTTCTTCGCCAGATGACGTTCGGGCTGCACGTCCATGTCGGGGTCAAAGACGGCGACACCGCGGCGCGAACCTGCACCCGTGTCGCCCATTACCTTCCGACGCTCCTGGCCCTCTCGGCCAACAGCCCGTTCTGGTGCGGACGCCCGACGGGGCTGTACTCGTATCGGCTCGACGTGATGGGCACCGCTCCCACTGGCGGCCAGCCCCCGTTCCTCCGCGACTGGGCGTCGTTCGTCAAGTTGGCCGAGCGGCTGGCGGCGGTCGGCTGCATCAAGACGACCAAGGAGCTGTGGTGGGACGTGCGGCCCAGCGACCGACACGGCACTGTCGAGGTGCGGATCTGCGACATGCCCACCGACCTGCCCTCCGTCCAGGGCCTCACCGCGTTCATCCAGTGCCTGGTCCACCACACGGCCGAAGATACGGAATACGAACCAGCCGAGCTCGACGAGTTCGGCCGGCTGATGATCCGTCAAAATCGCTGGCGGGCGGCGCGCCACGGCCTCGACGCCGTGCTCGTCGACCCGGCGTCAGGCCGAAACGAGTCGGTGCGCGACGAGATCCAGCGGATGATCGTCGGCCTGAGAGAGACCGCCGAGAAGCTCGGATGTGGGCGCTGGCTCGACTACGTGCGGGTGATGGCCGAACGCCCCGACGGAGCGACCCGCCAGATCGAGGTCTTTGAACAGACCGGCCGCCTGACCGACGTCGCCCGCTTCCTGGCCGGCGAGAAGATCGAATCCGAAGTGAACCTCAAGACTTGA
- the ssb gene encoding single-stranded DNA-binding protein has protein sequence MPDLNRVQLMGRLTFDPELRRIPSGTAVTELRMAVNRSWQGRDGDRREEVLYIDVTAWDRQAETCCQILRKGSLIFVEGSLKMDQWDDKTTGEKRSKMRVQADRVQFLDSRRDGGGGGSGGGMGDDEYGAPPMQEPAPRRAAPQRAAESRGQARDDFPRASAPSRAAVEPDHGNDDDIPF, from the coding sequence ATGCCGGACTTGAATCGGGTGCAACTGATGGGTCGTCTCACGTTCGACCCCGAACTGCGGCGCATCCCCAGCGGAACGGCCGTGACGGAGTTGCGGATGGCGGTCAATCGGTCGTGGCAGGGCCGCGACGGCGACCGCCGCGAGGAAGTCCTTTACATCGACGTCACGGCCTGGGACCGCCAGGCCGAGACCTGCTGTCAGATCCTTCGCAAGGGGAGCCTGATCTTCGTCGAGGGCTCGCTCAAGATGGATCAGTGGGACGACAAGACGACCGGCGAGAAGCGCTCGAAGATGCGTGTTCAGGCCGATCGCGTCCAGTTCCTCGACAGCCGGCGCGACGGCGGCGGCGGTGGATCCGGCGGCGGCATGGGCGACGACGAGTACGGCGCTCCGCCGATGCAAGAGCCCGCCCCGAGGCGAGCGGCCCCTCAGCGCGCGGCCGAGTCCCGAGGCCAGGCCAGGGACGACTTCCCCAGGGCGTCGGCCCCCAGCCGAGCGGCCGTCGAGCCCGATCACGGCAACGACGACGACATCCCGTTCTGA